The Synergistaceae bacterium genome contains the following window.
CGGAGATAGACTTCCATAGGCTCTATCTCACCATTATATTGATTGAATTTAACCTTTGCTCTATCTAAATCCGATTGGTTTAGGCGTAGTAAGTCGTTTAATAACAATGGTTTCTGCATGATTTTACCCTCCCGACAAGGCTAATCGTACTTGCTGTTCGCGGCATATAATA
Protein-coding sequences here:
- a CDS encoding GIY-YIG nuclease family protein; translated protein: MQKPLLLNDLLRLNQSDLDRAKVKFNQYNGEIEPMEVYLR